The region TCGTTATAACGGCTTCAGCAATTTGTGCCGTCATATTTACACCTACGAACGCCCATGCGAGCTCAAGTTTTACAGAGCATTTCGGTGAGCTGTGGGCAGCGGTGGCCCGAACAACGCAGGGTGCAAAATCAGATTCAACCGGCGTGGCCGAACCCGTAAGCGTAAGGCTGCGTACGGAAACGCTCGGTGCTTGTTCGACGGCACCTGCCAATTTGGTTTCGTGGTATCAGGGCGAAAACAACGCTATTGACTTTATAAATACAAACAACGGCGCGATCCAGGGCAACGTCAACTATACGACGGGCAATATCGGACAAACATTTACTCTCGGCGGAACCGGAAATACATCCGGTGTCGGCGACCGGGTTTTAGTCGGCAATCCGGCTAATTTACAATTACAGGATTTTACTATCGAGGGGTGGATAAAACGTTCCAGCAACACGATCGTTACTAATTCGCCTGTCGCCGGATTTGAGGGCGGAGTATTTTTTAGTTACGGGGCAGGCGGCTACGGGTTTGTTATTGAACAGTCGACCAGTCGGATCGGCCTAACGAAAATTGGAACTTCTGCGGTTTACTCGACTGCCACAATCAGCGACACCAATTTTCATCATGTTGCTGTGACCAAATCAGGCAATCAAGTTACATTTTTTGTTGACGGTGTGGCGGGAGCTCCGATCACTTACAATATAACCTTCACCTTTGGGACCAATGCGGCAATCGGAGCACGCGGCGACAACGATGCTCGAAACGCCTTCTTTGGCAGTATAGATGAACTTTCGATTTACAATCGATCACTTGCAGCATCGGAAATCCAAGCTATCGTCGCCGCCGGTTCCGCCGGAAAATGCTTCACGGTGAATACATTTACGGTAACAAATACAAACGACAGCGGTGCGGGCAGTTTGCGGCAGGCGGTTTTGGATGCAAACGCGGCGACGGGTGTTGATGCGATCAATTTCGACACAGGTGTTTTCAGCACACCGCAGACCATCACGCTGACCAGCGGCGAATTGCTGATCAATGCCAACGTCACGATTACCGGACCGGGCGCGAATCTGCTGACCGTCAGCGGAAATAACGCGAGCAGGATATTTACGATTCCCGAAACTCCGGTCGTCAGTATCAGTGGAATGACTTTGACCAGTGGCAATGGTACCGGCTCTCTATCAACCACCGCGGGCGGCGCGATCTTAAATCAAGGCGAATTGATCTTGAACAATATGGTTATTACCGGCAACACGGCAACCGGCTTCGGCGGAGGCATCCAAACCGATGCTGCTGACCGTTTGACAGTCGCTAATTCGACACTTTCAAATAATACTAGCACAAACCAAGGCGGAGGTATTCAAGCCAACGATCCGCAATTATTAAACATCACCAATTCGACATTTTCCAATAATACAACGGCTCGTGAAGGCGGCGGCTTGTTTGCATCCGCAGCCAGTGGCGGAACTGTTACCATCTCCGGCTCGACCTTCTCGAATAATACGATAACCGCCACAAATTCCACCGGCGGCGGCGGGATTGCTTTCTTTACGGCAACAGCAAGTATTACTAATTCGATCATAAGCGGCAACTCAATAACGGCAGGTCCCGGCGCCGGTGGCGGAATCCGCAAAGCCGGCACCGGAACCATCACAATTTCCTCAACCACCATTGACAATAATTCGACAACCGACGGTGCCGGCGGCATTGTGAATGATGCGACCGGCGGCGGCGGAACAATCAACATAACGAACAGCACCGTCTCAAACAATAGGGCCAACACCGATGCCAGCGCTAATGGCGACGGCGGCGGAATCTACGGAGGCAGCGGCACTTCGATGACGATCTCTAATTCCACCATCAGCGGCAACAGCGTCCTCGGTTTTGCCGGTGCTGCGGGCAACGGCGGCGGCATCTTTATGGACGGCGCGTTGACCTTGACCAACAGCACGATCAGCGGCAACTCAGCCACCAGAGATTGCGGCGGCATTCTTGATAGAGCCCCCGGTGCTGTCGCCGTCAGCTATACAACGATCGTTAATAATGCGGCTGGAAACAACGGCGGCGGTTTCTGCACCTTGGATGCAGGCAGCATTCGTGGCGTCATCATTGCCAATAATACTGCCGTCGCGATTGGGCCGGATGGCGGCGGAAGCTTCAATTCGCTGGATCATAACCTGATCGAGAATACGACTAATTTTACTTTTACCGGAACAACGACAAACAACATCACCGGTCAAGATCCGAACGTCGGGCCATTGCAGAATAACGGCGGTGTGACATTTACACACGCATTGCTGCCGGGCAGCCCGGCTATCGATAAGGGAGCGAGTGGTGCATTGACAGAAGATCAGCGACTGCAGACAAGGTTTGTTGATAATCCGAATATTACAAACGCCTCCGGCGGTAACGGTGCCGACATCGGAGCATTTGAGGTTCAACCGGCGGTGCAGTTTAGCTCAGCCACTTATTCTGTTGCTGAAAACAGTGGGACGGCAACGATCACGGTCAATCGCGTTGACGGCAGCGAAGGCGTGGATTCGGTCGCCTATACCTTGACTAACGGAACTGCGACCGGCGGAGCAAGCTGCGGCGGCGGGGTGGATTACATCAATACACCGGGAGTGGTGACACTCAATGCAGGCGAGACAAGTAAGACGTTTGACGTCACGCTTTGCAACGACAGCTTGTTCAAAGGGAGCGAGACGGTAAATCTTGCATTGTCAGCACCGATCGGAGCAACGCTCGGAACTCCGACAGCGGCTGTTCTGACCATACTAAACGATGACACGCCGACTCCGACAAACACGGCCACATCGACTAATACAGCAACCGCGACGGCAACTGCAACCGGCACACCTACAACATTTGTAGTCACGAACACCGATGACAGCGGCACAGGCAGTCTGCGGCAAGCGGTGTTGAACGCAAACGCGGGGGTAGGACCGGACTTTATCACTTTTGACCCGGATGTTTTCAGCACTCCGCAAATCATCACGCTGACGTCGGGCAATATCGTTTTTACCAACAGCGTCAATTCGAATGTCACGATCACTGGCCCAGGAGCGAATCTACTAACTGTTAGCGGCGGCGGAACGAGCAAGATCTTTTCGAACCTCGAAACGGCAGTAGTTTCAATAAGCGGCATGACGCTGACAGGAGGCAACGGCGTCGGCATCAGTCCCGGAAACACCTTTGGCGGAGCGGTCTATAATCAAGGCGTTATGACGCTGACAGATATGGTCATCACAGGTAACACGGCGGCGTCAGATGGCGGCGGAGTTTACAATAGCACAAGCGACAGTATGACGATTATTGGCTGCGTTATAACTAATAATACCGCGGCTAGCCAGTCAGGCGGCGCTCACAATCATACGAGTGCGACCATGACGATAACCGATTCAACCATCAGTAATAATGTAGCTAACGCTCCTGCTGGAACGGGAGTTGGCGGAGGTGCTATCTATTCCGAAGACGGATCTACACTATCGCTTACCAACTCTACGATAAGCGGCAATCAGGCACTATCATCCGGCGGCGGTATTGTGGCTGATTCGATAACTCTGACGGTGACCAACTCAACGATTAGCGGAAATTCGTCCGCTGGAAGGGTCGGCGGTGGAATAGCGTTCGACATTGATAGTACTGCGACCATTACAGGCTCGACAATAAGCGGAAATACAGCAGCCACAACAGGCGGCGGCCTAAATATTGAGGCTGACACAAATAACCTGATTACGATCACAAATTCGACGATTAGCGGCAATTCCGCACCTAACGGCGGTGGTATTTTCCGCGGAGCAGGAGCATCCTTGGCCGTTACGCTCAGTCACACGACGGTTGCTAACAACACCGCAACCACCACTGGCGGCGGCATCAGCGGCACGATGAATCTCGGCAATACGCTTGTCGGTAACAACACCGCCACAACGGGTCCCGACTATGCCGGAACTCTTAATTCAAATGACTACAATTTGATAGAAAACACCGCTGGAGCGACTGTTACCGGAACGACAACAAACAACATAACCGGACAAGATCCAAATCTTGGGACGCTCGCCGATAATGGCGGTGTGAGATTTACTCATGCTCTTAACACCGGTAGTCCTGCGATCGACAAAGGAGCGAGCGGTGCACTAACAGCCGACCAGCGCGGGCAGACACGGTTCGTTGATAATCCAAATATCACAAACGCTACCGGCGGAAACGGCTCGGATATAGGAGCATTCGAGGTTCAGCCTTCCGTGCAATTTAGCTCGCCAACTTACGCTAACAATGAGAACAGCGGATCTGCGACGATCACGGTTGATCGCGTTGGCGGCAGCGAGGGCGTCGATACGGTCAATTACGCCACGAGCAACGGCACTGCTACTGGCGGCGCCAGCTGTGGCGGCAGTGTTGATTACGTTAATGCATCTGGAACATTGAACTTTAACGCAGGCGTTACCAGCCAGACATTTAATGTCACACTTTGTCCTGATTCTTTGTTTAAGAGCAGCGAAACTATAAATCTCACATTGTCGTTGCCAGTCGGAGCAACTCTTGGCACCCCAACAGCGGCTGTGTTGACAATTCTTAACGACGACACGCCGACGCCGACAAACACTTCAACCTTTACACCGACATCAACATCCACAAATACAGCAACCGCTACATCGACGAACACACCGTCTGCTACAAGCACAGCAACCTTTACACCGACAAACACGGCAACAGCCACAGCGACGTCGACAAACACCGCAACGCCGACGCCGACTGCTCCGGTAGCGATCAGCGGAACTGTAACATACGGCAATGCAATTCCGGCAGCGACGCGGTTTGTGTCGAATGTGCTGATGAGCGGAGTCGGGTCGCCGAATGTATCGACAACGACTAGTTTTCCGGGAGGGACATATTCGCTCACAGGCTTTGGAGCGGGTTCATACACCGTCACGCCTACAAAGACGGGAGCGATAAATGGAGCGATCTCATCATTCGATGCGGCAAGAATATCGCAGCATGCAGTAGGGCCGCCTAATCCGCAGTTGACCGGCAATCAGCTGCTTGTGGCGGACACAAGCAATAACGGCACGATCTCTTCGTTCGATGCCGCACAGGTTGCCGGTTACTCGGTTAACAGCCCGCCGTTCGGCCAGGCCGGACAATGGAAATTCCTGCCTGTAAGCAGAACGTACGCCTCAGTGGCCAGCAGCATTGCCGGCGAGGATTACAGTGCACTGCTCATGGGCGAGGTTACAGGTAACTGGACGAACACAAATGCAAGGACTGCAAACGGCCCTGAGCGTGAGATCGCAGTTACCGTACCAAATCTTGCGACACCGGCGGATGACGAGGTGATAGTTCCCGTAACTGTACATGGAGCAATGAACAAAGGGATCATCTCGTATGAATTCGACCTAAGGTATGATCCGACTGTCATACAACCTCAGGCCGAACCGGTCGGTGTCGCAGGAACTGTAAGCGGAAGGCTGTCTTTTGCGGTGAACGCCAAAGAACCGGGCCTTCTCAGAGTCGCGGTTTACGGCCCAGTACCAATTGCTGAGAACGGAGTTCTGCTGAATCTCAGATTCACGGCGGTTGGAGCACCGGGTTCGGTATCACCGCTCACGTGGGAGAGGCTTGTATTTAACGAAGGCGATCCAGGCGTAACAGCTGCCGACGGACAGGTAGAATTGTCGGCAGCATCACCAAACAGTGCTGAGATAACGGGCCGTCTGCTAGATGCGATGGGACAGGGCATTCCGAATGCCCGCGTTATCTTGACAGACTCGACTGGTCAGCGTCGCTCTACGATCTCCAACGGTTTTGGAGTTTACAGGTTTGGCGGCTTGCAGGTCGGCCAAACCTATACAGTCAGCATTGAGTCAAGACATTACGCCTTTGATCCGCTGACCGTCAGCATCACCGGTCAAATGCTAAGCCTCGATTTGATCGCAGAGAAGTAGGAGAATGAAACCATGTCGAGTTCTCCATAAGATACTGTTCCTCTCGATTTTAAAAAAAAGAGTATGTCTGAAATTCGCTTGCGGGTTTCAGATATACTCTTTTTGTGACCTCATACTGATTCTGGAATCGTTACCTTTGCCGGTCCAACTCAGCAAGCTTCTTATCAACCATAGCCAAAAATGGCGATACTCCCTCCTGCACGGAAGATCCTTGTTTACAAACCTCATAGTGCTCTTCAAAATCCGCCCATTTTTCCTGCACGGCCAAAGTGTAGGCGAGTTTACACTCCGCGGCGAAAATCGCTGAGTTATCTTCTTTGTAATGGAGGCGAAAAACGGGCAGAGATTCACGCAAATATCTTTCGGCGATCTGATAGCTGTTTTCGTCCGTTGGCGGAATAACGGCATTTCGATAAGGTTCGTGATATTTTTCGTATCTTCCAGGCAGAACCAAATATGCGGTATAAGCCTCGAGCATGTATGGAAAATTGAGGTTGTTTGGATTGGTTTCGCGCATCATCTGGACCGCGTCCGCTAAAACGCGTGCCCGCTCCTGATCGTCATTTCCCAACAGGTAATAAGAGTAGAAAATGTCTTTGGCGACGAGCTCGTGCCGATTACCGTAGAATTGTTTTCTCAGTTCCAGTGCGCGTAGCGAGTGGAATTTTCGTTTTTGGCTAAAAGTTCGATCCCACTCAGCGTCGCCCTCACGTTTTGGGATAAAAGTATAAACCTCTGCAAATTTATGATGAAGTTCTGCCTGAATGTCGGCTTGGCCCTCAAACTCCGTATCGATCTTTTCGCCCATATCATCAAGGACATCGATCACCCTCGCTTTACCGCCAAACTTTGAACCTGCGGCGTACCATGCCGGATTTGCATACGAGATGACCTGTGCCATGAACTTGCTGATCTTTTCTGATTTTGCTTGTTCAGATCTGGCATTCTCAGCTTCATTCTCCGCAGTCCGCTGGGCCTCAACAGCGATAGCCGCCTGCGCACGTGCGGTGTTTGCCTGCCAGAGCGACACTGCAGTTCCGGCGATGATACTTGCCAAAATAAGGCTTCCGGCTGTAACAGCCAGTCTATTCCGCTTGAAAAATTTGCTCAGTCGATATGAAAGGGTCGCCGGCCTCGCGGAAACAGGTTCGCCGTCGATAAACCGCCAGATGTCTGCTGAAAACTGCTCCACGGTTGAATAGCGTTGCCGCGGCTCTTTGCTTATGGCTTTCAGGACAATGTTGTCGATGTCGCCCTTTAGTCGTAACCGATCTATCGATCTAGGCTGATTTGGGTTCCGCGCCTTGCTCGGCGGCACCGGATCTTCAGCGGTTACCTCACGCAAATTTTCGATACCGTATTTCTGCTTAAAGTCGTAAGGAAATGTTCCGGTCAACAGCTTGAACAGCACTACACCGAGACTATAGATATCAGTTGTAGTAGTGATGCGGCGGCCGTCGAGCTGTTCCGGGCTAGCGTATTCCGGCGTCATAGCGACGAATAATGTCGCTACCTGCGCATCTTCGACAGTTCCCAGCAGCTTCGAAATGCCGAAATCGAGAAGCTTTGGATTTCCCTCTGACGTGACAAGGATATTTGACGGTTTGAGATCGCGATGGACGATGAGATTTTGATGGGCAAAGGCGACGGCGTCGCATGCCTTATTAAAGATCTTTAGACGTTCCTTAAGCCCGAGATCATTTTCAGAACAGTATTTATCTATCGGCAACCCATCGACATATTCCATAACGATGTACGGAATGCCGTCGTCTGTCGTACCGGTATCGAGCATCGCCGCGACATTTGGGTGAACGAGTTTTGACTGTATCTCGATCTCACGGCGAAAGGACTCACGTATCTTTCCCGCGTTGAATTCGCGTTTCAGCAGCTTTACCGCGACTTTCTGGTCAAATTTGCCGTCGCGACGCTCAGCAAGATAAACAGCACCCATGCCGCCGAGTCCCAGTTCCGAAACTATGCGGTAAGCTCCGATCTCCTGCCCAGCCATTTTGAAAGGCTCCTCAGGCTCATCGTCAAAAAAATCTTTTGAATACTCTAGAGCTGATGTTTGGAGGATCTCTTCGGCATTACCCTCAAAAGCCAACAGAGATTCGACCTCATTTCTGATCTCGAAGCTAACAGGCTGCTTTTTCAGAAATGCATGGCGCTCTTGCGGATCGAGAGCAAGCACCTTCATCAGGAGGGCGTTGACCTTTTCCCATTCTTCAGCTTGAATCGAGCCAGTTGACATTTTTCTCCTCTAACAAGGAAGCGTAAAAAACGGAGAAATCGAGCCAAGATTTTTTTCTGAGGTCACTTGCGGCTAAACTCGCGGGCGAGCCATATTCTTGCAGCTTGCCATTCACGGCTTACAGTGCGTCCACTTGTTTCGAGTGCAACAGCGATCTCCTCGTTGGTCATACCGCCAAAGAAGCGCATCTCGACGATGTTAGCCTTTCGTTCGTCAAGTAGAGCAAGTCGGTCCATAACTTCATCGATCACAAGTATTGAACTGGCACGTTCTTCAAGAGGAATATCAATATCATCAGTCGATAGCCGGATCGGAGTGCTGCCTCGTTTTGCCGCAGCATGTTTACGGGCATGATCGACCAATATCTGCCTCATCAAATGCGATGCGAACGCATAAAAATGTGAACGGTCTTTCCACGCGACCCTGTCGCACTCGTTCAATTTCAAATAAGTTTCGTGAACAAGCTCGGTCGGCTGCATCGTATGTTCCGCCCGTTCGCGCGACATCAGATACCGGGCACGACGTTTCAATTCGTCATACACAAATTTTAATAGCCGTTCTCGCGCGAACTCATCACCGCTATTCCATTCCTGCAATATATGAGTGATCTCTACAGGTTCGGCATTGCTCATAAAATCCCTATTTACAGTGGTTTCGAGGATGATTCTACCTCAAGTCCAACTTAATGAAAAGATTTTTGGCGAACATTTGATACATTTCACGCTTATATCTCAAACACCCTGATTTTTTTAAGGAGAATCACAGTCATGAAAACAATGCCGGGCCGTAATAGCCAGAATTTCCGTTTTTGCCTTTTGGGCATCACCTTTTTTGCCGTTTGCCTACTTGCGAATGTGTCAGTAAACGCACAGGCGACATTTACCGCGGCGGCGAGCGGCGACTGGACGACGCCTGCAACGTGGACGTTCACTGGTACGGATGGTGACGGAGTTCCGGACGGTGACGACGTCGTAACGGTTCCGAATACGCGGGTCGTAACTATCACGGGCGCGCAGACGGTTCGGAATCTGACAGTTAGTGCTGGCGGAACCGTAACTGCAGGCCCGGGGGCAACATTGACATTTAGCGGAACGGGACCGTCGAGCTCGCTGACAAATTCTGGAACGGTGAACGGCACCGGTTCTCTCATCCTTCAGGGTACTTCGTCTTGTAGCATTGGCGGAACTTTTACTGCTCCTCTAACAATCGCTAACGGCACTACCTCAGTATCGAGCAGTACGATAGGCGGTTCGTTCACCGTACAAAACGGAGCTACGGTCAATTCAACCAATCAGTCATTGGTTTTCAATGGTAATTTGACGGTGGACGCAGGCGGAACGATGACCAAATCGTCAAGCGGCATCAATTTTAACGGGGCCAATCTCGTTAACAATGGAACGATCACCGGCGGTAGTTTCAACTTCATGGGAAGTGGAGCACAAAATCTATCCGGAGCAGGAACAATTACCGCCGCCATCGTGGTTTTCAACGGGTCCGTTGCGACCCTTGCGAGCGATGCAACCTTCGGCAACGGAAATGTAACGGCGACCAGCCTTGCCCTCAATACGGGCGCTATAGTTGCCGTTGGTGGAAACACGCTTAATCTGAATGGCGTCTCTGTGACCGGGCAAGGAGCAACTAACGGGATGGGGTCCGTTCGATTTCAAGCCGTTTCATCGCTGACCAGTACAGCTAACCAAACCGCACCGGTTGTCATTGCCAGCGGCACAACGACGGCCAACGGCACCCTCGGCGGGTCGCTCACCGTTTTGAACGGCGCAACGCTTAACTCGATCAATTTAAGCCTCACCGTTAATGGTAACCTTACCGTCGACACGGGCGGCACGATGACCAAGACATCAAACACTGTTACCGCCAGCGGTGCAAACATCGTCAACAACGGCACGATCACAGGCGGCTCATTTACTTTCGTGGGCGGCGCATCGCAAACCTACTCGGGAACAGGAACGCTCACCGCCGGCATCACTGTTTTCGGGGGCACTACTGTTAGCTTTACAACCAACGTAACGATCGGCGATGGTGCGACACCTACATCTATCGCGCTTAGCACGGGCGGCACGATCGCCATTGGAGCAAACACGCTGACTATCAACGGCGGAAGTTTGTCGGGTGCCGGGGCAACAAACGGTGCCGGATCGATCCGCTTTCAGGGAAGTTCCACATTGACAAGCAACTCAAATTTTACTGCCCCATTTGTGATTGAAAGCGGCACGACGACAAGCAACGGCACTATCGGCGGATCGCTCACCGTCTTAAATGGAGCAACTCTCAACTCGATCAACTTAAGCCTCGCGGTTGTCGGAAACCTTACGGTCGACTCCGGCGGCACGATGACCAAAACCTCCAACACTGTAAGCGCTAGTGGGGCAAACATCGTCAATAACGGGACAATAACCGGCGGCAGTTTTAACTTAACAGGCAGCGGAACACAGAATCTCTCGGGAACGGGGACATTTACAGTAGCCATGACGGTTTTCAACGGGTCTGTTACAACCCTTGTAAGCGACCTAAAGATTGGCGACGGCGTGGCGGCATCGTCTCTGTCGGTCAGCACCGGTGGCACGTTTGCGGTCGGCGGATTCACGTTGACACTCAATGGGGTTAGTGTTGGAGGCGCCGGCGCATACACGAGTACCGGCGCGGGGGTGATCCGCACGCAGGGTACCTCATCACTCAATGTCGGAGCTAGTTTCACAGGTTCCCTACTGATCGACAGCGGCACAACAACGGCTTCTGGAAGCACGATCGGCGGGTCACTCACCGTAAATACGGGGGCGACATTTAACTCGACGAATCAAACGATAACCGTGCTTGGCAATCTTACCGTAAACGTCGGAGGGACAATGACAAAAACCTCCGCAGCTATCAATGCCAATGGAGCCAATATTGTAAACAACGGCACTATCACAGGCGGAACCCTTGTTTTTGGACGAAGCGGGGCACAAACCCTCTCCGGCACCGGAACCACGGCTGCTGCGGCTTCGATACTAAGCGGTTCGATCGTGACGCTCGCGAGTAACCACCAACTAAATACCCTTGCCGTAAATACGGGTGGCACGTTCGCAACTTCGACATTCATGGCTTTTTTAAACGGCGCCGGAACAGCGTTAAGCGGAGCTGGAACGATTGCAAACGTCAATGTCACATACAACGGTACGGCGGCTCAGACGGTTCAAACTGTAGGTGTAAGCTACAACCAACTCGGAATCGACAACACAGCCGGGGTCACGCTGTCGGCGGCAGAATCGGTTGCGTCGCTGCTCACTCTAACAAACGGCACATTTACCAACGGAGCATTTTTGACACTGGCTGCTAATGCAACCATCGCCCGTGGAAACGGCACGTTGGCTGCACTGCCGACCTTTTCGGGCGTAATAAACATCACCTATTTCGGCAGTAATCCGATCGCAACCGGAAACGAGATCCCTCCGTCCAATACCATTGGCAATCTTACGAATAACAACACACATACTGTTACTTTAAGCAACAGCCTTACGGTGAACGGCAACGCGTCGACGTCCGCGGGTTCGACCTTAAGCGGCGGCGGCGGAATTGCATTGACTTTCAATGGTACGGTTTTTTCAAATGGCGGAACCGAATCGGTTCCGACCACGACATTCAGCGGTGGAACACAATCGATTCTAGGAACCGGAGCATGGACCGGCAGCGTGTTTCAGATTACAGGTACATCGAATACATCACTCGCGAACAACATAACGTTCAGCAATGGCTCCTTCTCCGTCGGGAGCGGCACAACCGTCGCCACGGGCGGCAACGTACTTACGTTTAACGGCACAACATTTACCAACAGTGGAACCGTAACCGGTGCTGTTCGAACTACGGGAGCAAATGTCGGCCTTAATGCCGGAGCAAGCGGATTTAATGCGTCACTTACCGTCAACTCCGGCACCACTGATGCACAAGGCACGGTGAACTCGACCTTGACCGTCGATGCGACCGCAACTGCATTAACGGTCCCAGCAGCGCAAACGTTAACCATCATCGGCAATGCAACCGTTGGAGCGCCGCTTAGCGGTTCCGGAACGTTCAGAGTTAACGGTGCAACATTTACCAATAATGCCGGCGTATCAGTCAGTTCATTTGTTTTTGGCGGGGCTGCTCAATCGCTTGCAGGAACGGGTAGCTTTACGGGAAATATCGCAACCATACTTAGCGGCTCGACCACAACGCTGGCAGTCGATAAGCAAATGGGAGCAGTCACGATCAACACCGGTGCAACATTCAATATCACAAATCGGACTCTCTTGCTCTCAAATGCAGGAACGGCTTTAAGCGGCTCCGGCACATTTACCGTCACTGGCAGCACGGTCGAATACAACGGCTCGGCTGCGCAGACCTTAGCCGGATTTACGCCATACAACAATCTCAACATGAACAATGCGGCCGGCGTAACGGGCTTTGCCGGGCTGACCGTAAACGAATTGCTGCGTGTCAAGGCAGGTACATTCACGAGCAGCAGTACATACAAAAACGTTCAGATAGACAGCGGATCTACTCTTGCCGGAACCAACGGAACGACTATCAATGTCAACGGAAACTGGGTTAACAACGGCACCTTTACCGCAAACACCAACACTGTCAATTTCAACGGTTCAAGTGCTCAATCTATTGGCGGCACTTCGGCAACAACATTTAACAACTTAACGATCTCTAACGCCGGTTCGGGCGTCAGTCTCATCCAGAACGCTGCTGCCAACGGCGTCCTTACGCTGACAAACGACTTCAACACTGGATCAAACATTCTGACTATGCCCTCTACCGGAACTTCGACCGGCGTAGCAGATGTCATCGGAAACGTAAAACGCACAGGATTTACTGGCGGCGGAGCAGCCCTCAGCTTCGGCAATCCCTTTAACAGCATCGCATTTGCAGTGGGTGGAACATTGCCAACCGAAGTTACCGTCAACATGACAAAAACACAGCCGTCCGGTTTTGCCAATGCTGTCACGCGATCATATACAATTACACCCACAGGCGGCACTGGATATTCAACAACCGTGCGGCTGCATTACCTTGACAGTGAACTCAATGGGAATACGGAAGCGACGCTAAAGCTTTTCAGATTTATCGGATCGTGGGTTCAAGTTGGAGTTTCGGCAAACAACACTACTAATAATTGGGTTGAGCAGACCGGTGTAACGCAGTTTTCACCATGGGCTATCAGCACTAACGGTGTGCCCACGCCAACCGCAACAAACACACCGACATCAACATCCACAAATACAGCAACCGCTACATCGACGA is a window of Chloracidobacterium sp. DNA encoding:
- a CDS encoding serine/threonine protein kinase, encoding MSTGSIQAEEWEKVNALLMKVLALDPQERHAFLKKQPVSFEIRNEVESLLAFEGNAEEILQTSALEYSKDFFDDEPEEPFKMAGQEIGAYRIVSELGLGGMGAVYLAERRDGKFDQKVAVKLLKREFNAGKIRESFRREIEIQSKLVHPNVAAMLDTGTTDDGIPYIVMEYVDGLPIDKYCSENDLGLKERLKIFNKACDAVAFAHQNLIVHRDLKPSNILVTSEGNPKLLDFGISKLLGTVEDAQVATLFVAMTPEYASPEQLDGRRITTTTDIYSLGVVLFKLLTGTFPYDFKQKYGIENLREVTAEDPVPPSKARNPNQPRSIDRLRLKGDIDNIVLKAISKEPRQRYSTVEQFSADIWRFIDGEPVSARPATLSYRLSKFFKRNRLAVTAGSLILASIIAGTAVSLWQANTARAQAAIAVEAQRTAENEAENARSEQAKSEKISKFMAQVISYANPAWYAAGSKFGGKARVIDVLDDMGEKIDTEFEGQADIQAELHHKFAEVYTFIPKREGDAEWDRTFSQKRKFHSLRALELRKQFYGNRHELVAKDIFYSYYLLGNDDQERARVLADAVQMMRETNPNNLNFPYMLEAYTAYLVLPGRYEKYHEPYRNAVIPPTDENSYQIAERYLRESLPVFRLHYKEDNSAIFAAECKLAYTLAVQEKWADFEEHYEVCKQGSSVQEGVSPFLAMVDKKLAELDRQR
- a CDS encoding sigma-70 family RNA polymerase sigma factor, translating into MSNAEPVEITHILQEWNSGDEFARERLLKFVYDELKRRARYLMSRERAEHTMQPTELVHETYLKLNECDRVAWKDRSHFYAFASHLMRQILVDHARKHAAAKRGSTPIRLSTDDIDIPLEERASSILVIDEVMDRLALLDERKANIVEMRFFGGMTNEEIAVALETSGRTVSREWQAARIWLAREFSRK